CGCGCCTGGCCGCCACAGGCATGGGCATGAGCGATGCCGGCTTCAAGGGAGTGCTCCAGCAGGGTTCGATCCGCCAACTCGCTCTGGACGCTCAAATCTTGCTCAAAAGTGATCCTCACCGCCGCCTCCCTGGGCCTGTAATATTCGCCCGACTCCCGCTTTCCCTCTTGACCATGAGAATGAGTCTCAGTAGTATGGGGCAGGATGTATGTCTGCGTCTGCCATGCCGTTACCGATGGCGAAATCCGCAAGGCGGTAGAGGGCGGGGCCTCCACTTTGCGCGAGGTTCAGGCCAGCCTGCCAGTGGGCGCCCGCTGTGGCGCCTGCCTGGATTTTGCAGAGCATCTCGTCGATGAGCACCATGGTCACTGCCAGCGCAGTGTTCGCGCTGCGGGCTGAACCTCGCCCCTAAGATTAAGTCTCATTCGCAATCCTCTCTGCGGCCGGTCGCAGCGCAGACTTGACGCCGCCCAGGCGTCTTGCTCAGCTGAGGCCAGGAGTGCAGCATGAAGGGCGACGCCAGGGTAATCCAGTTTTTGAATCGAGCGCTGAAAAACGAGCTCACGGCCATCAACCAGTACTTCTTGCATTCGCGGATGTTGCACAACTGGGGTCTGAAGCGCCTTGGCGATCATGAGCACAAAGAGTCCATCGATGAGATGAAGCACGCCGACAAACTGATCGAGCGTATTCTGTTTCTCGAGGGTCTGCCCAGCATGCAGGAGCTGGGCAAGCTGCGCATTGGCGAAAAAGTGCGCGAGCTTCTGGAGTGCGACCTGGCGCTGGAACGCGAGGCCGTGCCGGACCTGAAAGAGGCCATCGCCCATTGCGAGAGCGTCAGCGACTATGTGAGCCGCGAGCTTTTTGAATCGATTCTAGAAAGTGAAGAAGAGCATATCGACTTCCTGGAAACGCAACTGAGCCTGATCGACCGCATCGGCGAACAGAACTACGCTCAGAGCATGATAGGCGAGTCTTCCGCCAGCTGAAACGCAGGCGCGCCGCAAAGGCCGCAGGCTGCGGCGCTTACTCAAATGCGTCCGGAAAATCGGGCGCCGCATCGGTGATCAGGCGCGCATCGCTTTGTTCTACGATTCGATTAATATAGGGACGACTCACGGCCATGGAATGGTGCACGGCGCCGTTGTAAAGTTGCAGGCCCCCTACGCGCCGCTGCCGCAGTCGGCGATCGATCGTCGCCGCGGGAACTGCCGCCACATCGATCGATGGACTGGCATGCACCAGGGCCCACAGTGTGCCGTACTGGGCTACGAACTGGTGCATGGGCCGCACTTTTCCAAAGACGCTGCGCAGGGTGCGCAGAATTGAAGTATAAGCCAGCGGTCGATCCTCCGCCGACTCGGCGTGCATGCTGAAGATGCTGCGCCTGTCGCGCAGCGCCCGTCGTACGCTTCGAAAAAATTCCTGCGTATAGAGCAGGCAGGAAGGACCGCTGGGATCGGTCATGTCCATCAGGATAACATCGTAGCGTTTGCGACAGCCCTCTACAAACTGGCGGCCATCGCCAATTGTGATGTGCACACGCGGATCATCAAAACTGCCGCCGTGGACGCCAGGCAGCCAGCGCCGCGCGACCTCAACTACTTCGCCATCCAGATCGACCAGATCAATGCGCTCAATGCTGCGATGACGACAGACCTGGCGCAACACGCCGCCATCTCCGCCGCCAATGATCAATACGCTTCGCGGATCAGGATGCGCCGAGAGCGCCGGATGCGCCAGCGCTTCGTGGTACTGGAATTCGCGCGTTTCAAAAAGCTGGGCGATGCCGTCCAGCAACAGCACGCGACCAAAGGCCTCGCTCTCTACCAGCTCCAGCGATTGGTAGCGGGTTTGTAGCTTCAATAGAGTGCGTTTGATAGTAAAGAAATAGCCGTGGTTGGCGCTCAGGCTTTCCAGATGTCGACGCTTGCCCCTCAATCGAAGGGCGGCCAGCAGAAGACGCCAGAGTGCGGCCGGATTCAACCGCGCTCTACAGGCAGACCCTGGGCCTGCCATTCCATGGTGCCGCCGCTGATGTTGATGGCCGGAATGCCGGCGGCATTGAGCATCAGGCAGGCCTGGCCGGAGCGTGCGCCGCTGCGACAGATAACCAGAATTTTCTCTTCGTATCCGCCCTGATCGCGAGCGGCGCGGATTTCATCGACATCCAGCTGTTGCAGGGTAAAAAGCTGCGCGCCGCGCGCGTGCACTTCGCGAAACTCTTCCGCGGTGCGTACATCGATCAGAAAAACTTTTCGTCCCGATTGCAATATGCCCTGAGCTTCTACTGGCGTGGTAACTTCCATTCTGGCCTCTGCTGCAGTGGCCCTGGCTGCGGCAAGCGCAGCAAGCAAATTCAGAAAAGCTCAACGAGGCCCGCGGCGGCCAGCCGACGCAGCTCGCGCTCATCGCGCATGGGCATCAGGATCAATCCCTGAGCGGCCAGACGTTGCAGTTCGCTCTCCACGCCCTGCAGCGAAGAGCAGGCCAGGCGCATCTCCTCTGCAGCCAGGCCGGCCTGCCAGCCGCCGTTTTGCTGGCAATGCAGTCGCGGCGGCCAGACAAAGAGCAGGTATTCGCGATCGGCCTGGGTGCGCACATAAAGCCAGCGTTGGTCGCCGCCTGGCGAACTGGTCCAGAGCGAAACGACGCCAGGCGCCGCCTCCCAGCGCGTTGGCGCATCCGCCGGTCGAATGGCTTCCAGTACGGGCGCCGGCAAACCGGAATCGCGCACCAGTCCGGGGTGCAATTGCGCCGGCGCAAGCATGGCATGTTCGCGCCAGGCATCGACGTCGGGCAGCGCCGCAAATCCGGAAAAGGAAAGAACATCGCCGGACAGAAACAGGATCGCCTGCGAAGTCGCCAGATCGCGCCGCCACGCGCTGCGCACGCTGGCATAGTCATCGGTCGCACAGCGGGCGGGACCGTCCGCTGCCAGCGCCGAGTCGATCATCAATGGACCGCGCGCAAAGATGGCCGCAGCGGCAGCAGCAGCATCGGCGTCGCGTCCGCGGCAGAAGGGCGAGAGCGGCGAAATCGGACAACGTCCGCTGATGTAAATGCGCAGAGCCTGCGGCAGCGCGGCGCGCCGGTAGCTGCGCGCCAGATCACGAATGCGCTGCAGATCCTGCGGCGGCGTGGCATAAGCCTGCGGCAGAGGACGATAGAGAAAACCCAGGAGAGCAAGGACAAGCGTCGCGACCAGAAGCATCGCCGCCGCCGGATGGATACGCAGCATTTGCTATACCTGCTTCAAGGCATCGCGGGCGCGGGCCAGCACTTCCTTCAGTTGTGCTGCGCTGTCTCCCTGAGCGATAATGCGCACCACCGGCTCTGTGTTGCTGCCGCGAACATGCAGCCAGCTTTGCTCGCCAAAGCTCAAGTGCAGACCATCGCGACGATCGCTCTTGGCGCCGCGAAAGCTGGTTTCCAGTACGGAAAAGAGGCGCGCCAGACGCGACGGCTCCAGCGGCATCTTGGTCTTTTCCATAAAGAGCGGCGGCAGCGCTGGCGACAGGTCATCCAGCGTACTGCTCTGGCGCGCCGCCATGGCTGAAAGGGTCAGGGCGGCGCCGCTCAAAGAATCGCGGCCAAAGGAAGGAATGCGCGGATCGATTACGCCGCCATTGCCTTCGCCGCCGAAGACAGCGCGGCGCTTCTTCATTTGCGCCACAACGTTGGCTTCGCCGACCGGCGAACGTTCGACGCGCAGGCCAAAGGACTTGCCGACGGCATCGAGCAGCGTGGCCGTCGAAAGGTTTACAATCGCATACTTATTCCGCAGCTTGCGCCCTTCCCGGTCGGCGCTCAAGCCAAGAAAAGCGACTGGCAGCGTGTATTCTTCATTCCAGGCGCCCTGCCCGGCGGAGCCCAGCACCAATCGGTCGGCGTCTGGATCCAGGGCAAAGCCAACCGCGGCGCCGCTATCAGCAAGAGCGCGCCCGAAGTCGCGCAGCGCAGCGGGCGTTGGTTCGGGCGGACGGGGGAAGCCGCCATCGCGGGTTGCATCGCAGTAGAGGCGAATCACCTCACAGCCCATTTCTTCCAGCAACGCCGGCAGAGCGACGCGACCAGCCCCGCCCGCAGCATCGACCAATACACGGTAGCGACGCGCACGGATCTCTTCCAGATTGGGCAGCGACTGCAGCACGGCGCGAATGTGATCGCCAATGGCATCGATGGAGCGCAACCGCCCGGTGCGGCGCCAGTCCAGATCGCGCGGCGCATCGTTTTCGATGGCCGCCTGCCAGCGATCAAAGGCGGCGCGGTCGAAAAAGGCGCCGCCTTTTTGAATGAATTTCAATCCGTTCCATTCCGGCGGATTGTGGCTGGCGCTGACTACAATTCCGCCATCCGCCTTCTGCTGAACCACCGCCGCTTTGATGGTTGGCGTAGGCGCCAGGTCGGCATCCAGAACCTCCTTGCCCTGCGCAGCCAGCGCCGCGGCGCAAAGTTGCATCAGCCATGGGCCCGTGGAGCGTGAATCGCGGCCAATCACCACGCGCTTACCGGTCACTACGCCAAAGGCGCGAATGAAATGCAGTGCGTTAACGGCATCCAGTCCCTCCGGGATCACGCCGCGGATACCTGAGATCGAGATCATCAGGTGTTTGCCGCGTTCCGTCAGGCTGCGATAGGAGGGCGCGCTCATTGCAAGAGATGCCGTGTAGGGTAAGGAAGAGGCTGGCGAAGAATCAATTTCTGCAAAGGTACGAACGAATGCAAACTGCCCAAAGGGGGACTTGAACCCCCACACCCTTTCGGGCACAAGCACCTCAAGCTTGCGTGTCTACCAATTCCACCATCTGGGCGGCAGCGTGCAGGATTTCAAGCAAGGGTCGAGGGTCGAGCATTTTCTGCGACGGCGCTTGCTGCAGGCTGAGCCTGGCCGGCGGCAGCTGGCGCGGCCGGCTCAAAAAAGTTTCCAGCGCTCTGCAAGACGCGCCGTTACTGAGATCGGTGAAGCTTTGCGCCTTCCTTGTTACGGCTTTCGTACTGGCCACGCCGGCGGGCGCGCTATGGGCGCAGCAAAGCCCCCAGCTCCCGACGCCGATGATCCAGTCGCCGCAAAGTTCCGGCGGCGGCGGACGTTGGCTGTCGACGGCGGCCTGGGCCCTGGTGGGCGCTGGCGCGGCGGCTCTGGTGCTGGCCCTCAATCGCATCAACCGTCGGCGCAAACCAAAGGATGCCTCTACCGCCGCGGCGCCCATCCCGCAGGCCGTAGTACGCGACGATCACGATGCTGTCGCCGCCCCGCTGCAGCAGGAAGACGAAGCGGCTCTGCCTGAGGATGCGGCAGTTGAGCAGGAACGCTGGAACCTGCCCGGTTTTCTGGCGGTGATGGCGCCGGTGCGCACACGACTGGCGCCGGAGACGCAGGATTTTGCCGCCGCCGTCTTACGGCAGCCAGCGGGCGAAAGCCTCTTTGATTTTCGATACTATGATTTTGTTGATAGCGGCGAGTTTCTGGAAAGCGTCAGCGATCTGGAAAGCTTTGCCCGATCCTTCTTGAGCAGCGTCAGTTCTGCGCTGCAGGACTGCGACAGCCTGCTCTTCCTGCGCAACCGATTGGGCGATATGGCGCCCTGCCTGGAAAAGCGCGGCAGCGTCTTTGTTTCCGGTGCGGCGCTGGAAGATGAACATCTGGAGCGCGATTGTCTGACGCAGCTGGAAGCCGGACGCTACGTGGCCCTGGAAGACGGCCTGCGCCTGGTTTTTCCGCTGCCCTCGCACCGCGGCCTGATTGGCGCGCTGCGTTTCAGTTCCCGGCGGCCGCTGTTTCGCCCGGAAGAGCTGGCCCTGGCCTGGTTTCGAATTCGCAAATTTGGCGAATGGCTGCTGCAGGCGGCGGTCTTCGAGCAGGCTACAGTCGATCGACAATCGGCGCTGAACAACGGCATGACCTTTCATCGCGATTTGCGACACGAGTTTGCGCTGCGCGACAGCCTGCGCGAACGCCGCGAGCTGAGTTTGGTGCAATTTCTGAAGGGCGGCGGCCAAACGCTCTGGCGCGGATTGCAATTGCGCCGACGCTTTGGCGATCGCCGCCTGTATCGCATTGCCGCCGATGTCTTTGCGCTGCTGGGCCCGCAGTCGATGGAAGGAGAAATCGATCGACGCTTCTCCGAATACCTCAGCGATCTCGGCGAGCGCGAAACCGTCGAACTGCAAATTGGTTGCGCTATTCTGGAAGACGATGTGGAATCCCCGCTGGAGTGGTTTCGGCGCGCCGGCGCGGCGCTGGAACAGGCGCGGTCCGAAGGTCCCAATAGTTTCCGGGTCTACGCCCCGGTCGCTCCGACGGCGGAGTTTGTAGAGCATGGATCCTTTGCTGGATGAGAAGATCGTCCTGACGCTTTCGCGCGTCTGTCAGGATTTTTTCAAAGAGAACCTTTACCTAAGCGCGGACAAGGAAGCCTACGGTCCCTCGCGCAACGAAGGCCTTTGCTACGAAAGCTGCTCGCGCATTGGTTTCGAGGGCGATGTCAACGGCTTCCTCTACTTTTGTATGGACGGCTATACCAAGTTGAAGCTGCTGCCGCGTATTGCCGAACGCTTTGGCATCGATGCCGGATTGAAGGGCATGGCCGACTCGGTGTTGCTGGAATTTGCCAACCAGATGGCCGCAGATATTGTCGAAGAGCTGCGCGATGGCGGCTTTGCCGTACAACTGACGCCGCCAGAGAACTTGAGCCACAAATTGACGGCCATCGACCTCGGGCTCTATCGCCAGTACATCATCATTTTCTTTCTGCGCGATCGACGCGAGCGCAGCTATAAGGGACGCATCTATCTGGTGCTGACAATGCGCAAGTTCAGTCCGGCGTCTGGCGACGCGCTTCCAGAGCCTGCAACTTCCGCCTGAGCCAGTCGGCGCTGGAGCTTTCTAGGCCATCGGGCATGCGGATACGGTATTCCTCGCCGCTGAGACTGGACCTGGTTCCAATGTAGCGGATAAAATCGCGCGCCGTCTGGATTCGTCCGCCGGAGCGCGATAGCTTCAGCCGCATGTGTTCGGCAGCGGCCGCTGCTGGATGCCAGCTGCCGTTGCGGTAGAAACTGGCGCCGGAGGAAGCGACCGCCTGAATCAGCGCCTCAATCTTCTGCGACTCGCTGAGCGGCGCCGTCGGCGCTGCGCCTGGACGTGCGGGGCCAGCGCCGGCCGACTGGGCCGCCAGCGCGCCGCCTGAAAGCAAAAGGAACAGCAGCAGCGCCGCCGGGCGCATTCTGCGGGCAGCTCGCCAGAGGTGAAAATTTGTAACATTGCTGGTTGCTTTCATTCTCATGTGTTATGCTCTATTGGAAGAGAGTTGCGCCTGTGATCGCGTCGCCGCCGCAGGCAAGGAAACCCGGATAAGCCCTATGTGGAATCACTCATTGCTCAAGCTCAGACTGGACAACCTGTGCAGTTTCCCTGCCCTGCAAAATGCCGATATCGAAGGCTTTGGCGCCGTCCTGGAATCACTGGACGACTGGTCCCTGTTTCGAATCAATCCGCTTTCCTTTGCCCAACGCCATGCAATTCCGACGGCTCAGGCCGTGGATCTGTTCGTGCACAGCGCCCGCATTGGTCTGATGGATTTCTCCTACAACATGATCTGCCCGATGTGCGGCGGGCGCGAACACAGCCATGAGGCCCTCGATCAGGTGGAAAGCAGGTCCTTTCACTGTACGATCTGCAACATCGACGTCGACAGCAACCTGGACGATCAGGTCGAGGTATCCTTCAGCATCAACCCGGCAGTCAAGAGCCTGGACATCGATCCCTATGCCAGCCGCGAGAACCACCGCCGTTATTTTTTTTCCGACAATCTAAAGCGTCACCCTGATCTCAAGGCCTACCAGGCCGAGGCCATCAAGTCCTTCGTGGTGCTGGAACCGGAACAGCGCAAGGTCGTGGAGCTGCGGGCGCGACCGGGAGAAACCTATCAATTCTTGAGCATTGACAATCATTCGCCGTCGATCCTGAACTTTGGCGAACAGCTGCAGGGCATCGCCGAACAGGAAATCGAAATGCTCGATCGTCACTTCTCGCATCCAGAAGTACAGGTCAGCGGCGAGCAATTGCGCATTGGCGTGCGCAACCTCTGCGGCGTGCGACGCAGCTTTCTGGTCTTGAAGCCCAATTTTCCGCGGCTGCATGAGATTCTCGATCAGC
This genomic stretch from Leptospirales bacterium harbors:
- a CDS encoding phosphoglucosamine mutase; this encodes MSAPSYRSLTERGKHLMISISGIRGVIPEGLDAVNALHFIRAFGVVTGKRVVIGRDSRSTGPWLMQLCAAALAAQGKEVLDADLAPTPTIKAAVVQQKADGGIVVSASHNPPEWNGLKFIQKGGAFFDRAAFDRWQAAIENDAPRDLDWRRTGRLRSIDAIGDHIRAVLQSLPNLEEIRARRYRVLVDAAGGAGRVALPALLEEMGCEVIRLYCDATRDGGFPRPPEPTPAALRDFGRALADSGAAVGFALDPDADRLVLGSAGQGAWNEEYTLPVAFLGLSADREGRKLRNKYAIVNLSTATLLDAVGKSFGLRVERSPVGEANVVAQMKKRRAVFGGEGNGGVIDPRIPSFGRDSLSGAALTLSAMAARQSSTLDDLSPALPPLFMEKTKMPLEPSRLARLFSVLETSFRGAKSDRRDGLHLSFGEQSWLHVRGSNTEPVVRIIAQGDSAAQLKEVLARARDALKQV
- a CDS encoding chemotaxis protein CheX, which encodes MDPLLDEKIVLTLSRVCQDFFKENLYLSADKEAYGPSRNEGLCYESCSRIGFEGDVNGFLYFCMDGYTKLKLLPRIAERFGIDAGLKGMADSVLLEFANQMAADIVEELRDGGFAVQLTPPENLSHKLTAIDLGLYRQYIIIFFLRDRRERSYKGRIYLVLTMRKFSPASGDALPEPATSA
- a CDS encoding adenylate/guanylate cyclase domain-containing protein — protein: MWNHSLLKLRLDNLCSFPALQNADIEGFGAVLESLDDWSLFRINPLSFAQRHAIPTAQAVDLFVHSARIGLMDFSYNMICPMCGGREHSHEALDQVESRSFHCTICNIDVDSNLDDQVEVSFSINPAVKSLDIDPYASRENHRRYFFSDNLKRHPDLKAYQAEAIKSFVVLEPEQRKVVELRARPGETYQFLSIDNHSPSILNFGEQLQGIAEQEIEMLDRHFSHPEVQVSGEQLRIGVRNLCGVRRSFLVLKPNFPRLHEILDQHPSEKVPFLTAKMLLNNQSFRDLFRVQTLSKDLNLSVKSLTLLFTDLKGSTEMYDRAGDHTAYQLVQDHFRILTEAVRANNGAIVKTMGDAIMASFSQPLDGLRAAAQMMHSMDDFNGRLRELGYSLGLKIGLNEGPSLAVNSNSAIDYFGQSVNIAARVQGLASAGEIWISESVFQSPGIAELLDERGYQSQRVEATLKGVGGAAIVHRLQKTGGAPQESAAA
- a CDS encoding (2Fe-2S)-binding protein, with amino-acid sequence MYVCVCHAVTDGEIRKAVEGGASTLREVQASLPVGARCGACLDFAEHLVDEHHGHCQRSVRAAG
- a CDS encoding DUF5329 domain-containing protein produces the protein MKATSNVTNFHLWRAARRMRPAALLLFLLLSGGALAAQSAGAGPARPGAAPTAPLSESQKIEALIQAVASSGASFYRNGSWHPAAAAAEHMRLKLSRSGGRIQTARDFIRYIGTRSSLSGEEYRIRMPDGLESSSADWLRRKLQALEARRQTPD
- the speE gene encoding polyamine aminopropyltransferase, producing MNPAALWRLLLAALRLRGKRRHLESLSANHGYFFTIKRTLLKLQTRYQSLELVESEAFGRVLLLDGIAQLFETREFQYHEALAHPALSAHPDPRSVLIIGGGDGGVLRQVCRHRSIERIDLVDLDGEVVEVARRWLPGVHGGSFDDPRVHITIGDGRQFVEGCRKRYDVILMDMTDPSGPSCLLYTQEFFRSVRRALRDRRSIFSMHAESAEDRPLAYTSILRTLRSVFGKVRPMHQFVAQYGTLWALVHASPSIDVAAVPAATIDRRLRQRRVGGLQLYNGAVHHSMAVSRPYINRIVEQSDARLITDAAPDFPDAFE
- the bfr gene encoding bacterioferritin, with the protein product MKGDARVIQFLNRALKNELTAINQYFLHSRMLHNWGLKRLGDHEHKESIDEMKHADKLIERILFLEGLPSMQELGKLRIGEKVRELLECDLALEREAVPDLKEAIAHCESVSDYVSRELFESILESEEEHIDFLETQLSLIDRIGEQNYAQSMIGESSAS
- a CDS encoding rhodanese-like domain-containing protein, which encodes MEVTTPVEAQGILQSGRKVFLIDVRTAEEFREVHARGAQLFTLQQLDVDEIRAARDQGGYEEKILVICRSGARSGQACLMLNAAGIPAINISGGTMEWQAQGLPVERG